The Colius striatus isolate bColStr4 chromosome Z, bColStr4.1.hap1, whole genome shotgun sequence DNA window acTATAGTTAAGAAGATGGACAACTCTTATTTGACCGCTCACATTAAAAGCCACTACAGAGGACAGCAAATGACAAAGCAGCAATACAATCAAGAACATGAGATAGCATTCACTTAAGTCAAAAGCAttaacacagaatcatagaatggtctgGGTTAGAGAGGACTCTAAAGACTATCCATTTCTAACCCCTCTGTCCCAGGCAGGAATTCCTGGGGCAGTGgattgctccaagccccatctgATCTGACCTTGAATACTTCCATGGATGGGGcagtcacagcctctctgggcaacctgttcaaCTACCTCATCACTGTCATAGGGAAGAACTTCCTCCTAATACCTAATCTAAACCTACCCTCTTTTAAGCCATTATCTTTGTCGtgtcactacatgcccttgtataAAGTCCCTCTTCAGCTTTCCTGTAGGCCTTTTCAGGTAAGGGAAGACTGCTGTAAGGTCTTCTCAGAACcttctcatctccaggctgaacaaccacAATTCTCTCAGCATGTCTGCATAGGAGAGGTGcttcagccctctgatcatcttcctGGCCTCCTCCAGACTCACTTCAACAGCTCTGTGTACTTCTAATGTTGGGGGCgtcagagctggaggcagtTGTCCAGGTGAGATCTCACTAGAGTGGAGTAGAGGAgggaatcacctccctcaactcACTGGCCATGCTGCTTTTGATGTAGCCCAGGATATGGTTGGCTTTATGGGCTGCAAGAAGACTTTCCTGGCTCATATTATGTTTTTTATACATGATACTGGGGACTGCCTAATCCCTGTGCAGGACCTTGGACCTGGCCATGTCGAACTTCATGATGTTTGCAGGAGCCCATCTCTCAAGCCTACCAAGGCCTCTCTGGATCATATCCAGAAGGCTTTTAGAAAACTAGATtaagaattaaatatttatattcctACTATATTGACAATGAATTTTATGTCCTATTCttcctctgaaaaataaatgcgAGAAGCATCAAGAGCCAAGGTGACAAAAAACACTGCCAGCCATCATCAGCAAAAATCAACAGTTTGTTCATGTAACAAAAGGGAAATAACACCACAGAAAATAACATCAGCTTATTATTTCTGTAATTGCAATTTGTTCAGATAAGAGCACTCAAAAAGGAAGTCTAAAGACTGGAGGTCTCAGAACAGAAGAGGAACAAAAACTGTCAAGACAAACATGCATCACCCTACACACTACAGCTGACATGCAATCTACTGCTCTAAGACAACTTATGCTCCATGAAGATGacagagatttttcttattAGAACGTCATTTAAACGAAAATACATAACCATTTTCACTGAATATGAAAGTAACACACTTTAACAATGGCCAAACTGCTTGTTgatactctttaaaaaaaaaaaaaaaagaaactgtaacAATGAGGACAACATTAACTACATCAGTTTCCCTTTCTGGACCCCAACAGTGAAAGCAATCATATGAAACACAGTAAATTTACAATCTACCTACAAATATACTAATTAATATAGTTAAAATCAACACATTTATATTAAactcagagaaaacagaaaactgtaCATGGTACCTATTTCACACAGAGAGCCTGATACAGGTTATATAATATTATCAGGACAAATCATGCGTCTAAAAAAATCTAGCCTTGAATTTGGTGATAtattggtaatttttaacctcCAAAATTGTAAACTTGTACAGAGGTCAGTCTCCTTTGAGTTTTTTTGATTGCTACATGACAACTGTCATGGAGTCTTAATTCTTGCTTTTGCTCAAAAAACTCTGACAGTTGTTTTTGGTAAGGAATAATACACCTACCTTATGCATCCATATTCTTCCTTTCCTTATAATATGTGTTAACCTATCCACGCACACTCTGTGAAGCGGCAGGTAGAAGCTAAGTTCGCTTTGTGGAAGTATAATTGATAGTCCATATGTGCTTCTGTCTCCATTCCAGTTTCCATCAAAGATTAATGACACAATTATTACTCTTTTTTCTGCCAAGACGAAGAACTTCACATCTATTGCACCGCTTTCTGCATTCCGAAGTATTTCTCCATTGAGGGTGTGGTTGGCAAGAAAAGTTATTTCACCATCACTGAGAAGCACTTGTTCTGTCTTTGGAGCCCAAATATGCCGCACTCGTGGGCCAAGAATATTGTCCCAATAAGCAAAAGTGGCAGCTAACAAAGGTGACTCGCCAGTCAAAGAGATCTCTGTCTTAGCAACTGCAGGAGATGGTGGTGGACAAAGAGCTGACATTCCTGCTTCCTCTCTCATCTATAACTTAAATGTTCACATGACCtacaaaaaaagttttcataGAAAAAGACCCAAAATTAGAACAGCACTTGTTATCATCTCatcttcctttgtttccaaataaGACCTTGAGAGACATGACTTCTGTACCTCAGAATTCACTTCACTGTAGACTTCATTCTAGGAGGAAGTGTATATGAATTCCTTCCACATAACAAAGTAGAATGCTTTACAAACATTAGTCAGTCAGACCTCAAATACCCTTTACTCACTCTACAAGTATGGCAAGCCTGCACAACATTCAACTCATAAGAAAAATGACATACAATATACATGTCCTCTAATTCAAGGTGATACGCAGGTTGTTGCCACACAAGACAAATTcttatcactttttaaaatgtatttttcctatGCAGAGACATAAATCTTTAAACATGTTGCCCAGCAGTTTCAAAAACCTCTACAGCTTCCCCATTTTGACGGGGCTGCGGAACATAACAAGAAGTTTCACCTCCCCTGAAAGTTACACTACAATCACAGGAGTACATTAAATGTTGACGTTTTTAGAACAAATTTAACCCAGGACAGAAAATTACAGCatctaaaatacatttttgtgaaTGAAAGCTCACACAAGAGAAGCACtcagctctcctctcctctgcctgcagaTCTCCACGTGACAGTAGGGGGGATCGCCCTACTATCAAAGAGACAGTAACACCAATGGCGCTCACACTGCTGAAATTCACCAGACCTCTGGAACCATTTAATTTCCCCTACTTGAACTTTTTATATTTCCTTGCGAGGGTCTCTAGTGACACTGTGCAGGAGCATCTCCTCACAGCAGAAGGGTAAATCACCTCTCTCCAGCTACTTCTCTAGCCAGACTGAGTAACATTAAGCCACCCCCTGagcgccagtgcccagcccGGGATGGCAGCGGGGAAAACGAGGACGATTTAGGCTCTAAATGTGGCTTCATGCCTCTCAGGGAAGACGGAAGACAGCGCCACTCAGCCCTCTCTCCTACGATCATGGGCTGACGAGAGAtttccttcccctcaccccagcctcTCTAGAAACAGCAGCCGCCGCAAGTGAGGCAGCTACGGCACCAGCCGACCCCTTTATGGCTGAACCACCGCACTCCCGGCCTGGATCAGGCCCGATTCTAACCCTCCAGGTCAGTTCTAAACTTCGGAAAAGACCCACTTCCCCATTAGGCGCTTGGGAAACGAGCTACGAGGAGTCCCTGCTCCTTCATTCGTCAAACAGGAGGGGATGACGGCCGCTCCCAGTGAGCAAAACACAAACACCCCACCACCCCGGCCCCGCGCCAGCCTCACCTGCCCGCCGGCCGCCATCCGCGCATGCGCCCAGCGGCTGCCGGCCTGCCCACAGCGCGGCGGGCCTCAGGCGGCGCTGCTGCGCAGGCGCGGGGCCGTCCCTCGCCGGCGGGAGGCGGGAGTGGGTGGCGCTGGCGCCGGCCCGCAGTTCCCGCAGCGCCGCGCAGGGCTGGCGCTTGGCTGGGCCACGCGCGCAGCCGTGTTGGCCGGTGGCTGCAGGTGCAGCGGGTCGCGGTACCTCACGCGCGGCGCCTCCGAAATGGCGGCCGGCAGCACGACGCTCACCGAAGCCCCTCGCCAGTGCCCCGGGAAGAGCGGCGTTTATAAGCCAAGTGGCTCTGTGGGTGGGTACAGTGAAGGAATCCGTCAGAAACCCCAGTTGCAGGTCGCTGGGGGAAATGCATCGGGCTAGGTACATCACTTTATAGAGAGGCTTTTAAGCTTGAAATAGGATGTTAATAGTGACAGAATTAGGTTGGTGTCTAACATGCTGTATGCAAAACATGAAGATAGGCATCAAGCTCTGTAGAATCAGGAAGAGATGGCCTTTTGAGATTAATATAAGACACGTCAGAAGATGTAGGGAGGCAGCTAGGAAAGCTAAAGTGttgttggagttgtaccttgcaagggaggtcaaggacaagaagggcttcttcaaatacattgcagataaaactaatgttAGAGGCAATGTAGACCCACTATTGAATGACGCAGGTGTTCTGGTGACAGAGGACGCTGAGAGGGCAgggttactgaatgccttctttgcctctgtctatactgctggagtctgtcctcaggagccccagactccagaggaagtcaggttaaaggaggaatTTTGTTTGAGGAGGTCTGGGTTAAGGGTCAGTTGAGGAATacggatgtacataaatccatgggccttGATGAGATGCACCTgcgggtgctgagggaactggtggaagtcattgctaaaccactctctaTCATCTTCAATAAGTCGTGGACAACAAAAGAGGTACcggaggactggaggaaagcaaatgtcactccagtcttcaaaaagggtaagaacgaagagctgggtaactacaaaatgtttgtttacaaatacataaagaatgggtgtcaggaggatggagccaggctcttctcaatgatgtccaatgataggacaagaggcaacaggtacaaactgtaacataagaagttccaaaggaatacaaggaaaaatttcttgtgagggtgacagagcactggaacaggctgcctaggtgggttgtggagtttctttctctcgagacattcaaaatccacctggatgagttcctgtgtaacctactctaggtgaccctgctctgtCAAGGGGGTtagatcttttgaggtcccttccaacccttgagattctgtgattctatgtgaatTGCACTGCTTGTATAAATGTAAATgtatgtgatttaaaaaaaaaaaaaggttcctttATTTTACGTTGAAACTTTACATTTCAATAGTGAAGATAAATATAAACTGCATCTTATGTGATTGTAGACAATaaagtatgttaaaaaaaaccactttgacATTAGAAAAGTAATGCTGTAAGACAAGTAGGCTTCAAGAATGGAAAGGCAGGGTTTACCTAGTGCTGCTCCATCAGTGTTGATTTTGgctgagttaattttctttgcagtagCTGGTGTGGGGCtatggtttggatttgtgctggaatcAGTTCATAACTGCAGAGAGgttttggttactgctgagcattgcttgcacagtgtcaaggccttttctgcccaTCACTCCATCCCACCAGCAAGTGGGCTGGCGGTGCGCAAGAAGTTGGGAAGAGACACAACTAGGACAGCTGAGCCCAACAACACAAGGGATACTCCAGATGATACGATGTCCTGCTCAGTGTAtaaagctgagggaagaaggaggaagggatgaTAAATTAGGCATGGTAGTGTTTGTCTTCCTAATGCTACATAtgctggagccctgctttcctggagatagGTGAACACCTGCCTGCTCGTGGGAAGTGGGGAATACAttccttgctttgcttgtgtgcatggcttttgctttgcctATTAAAccatctttatctcaacccacaagttttctcactttaacTCTTCAGTTATTTCCCCTCATACCACTAGGGTGGGAGGAAGTGAATGTGTGGCTGTGTGGTCCTTGCTTGCTAACTGGCAACCACACCACCATAAGACACTGTTTTGAGAATTCTGTATTTAAGAGCAAATGACCATGTTATATGTAACGAAATATTAGCATgaattaaaaatccttttttgttttcttgaagtAATAGCTGAGTCTATAACTGTCACAGTGGTATTATTGGCAGAATTACATTTGTTCCTTTTGTAGCAGTATTGAttgttgtcatttttttttccccttcagtctTTTGTACCTCTTCAGGCAGAGGAGAAAGTGACAATCCCATTGTAAATGATATGAGGAGCCTAGCAATATTTCTGCAGGTGCCTTCTGTGGGCACATGAGAGAAGTAGTGACAGGCTGCAGAgtagagagattttttttttcccctagcagAGAATACATCTGGCTATGAAACTTAATGCTGCACATCTTCAGAGGAATCAATTAGAGACTGTGGAAcacaaagaagatgaaaatgagCTCAGGCTCCTAGCTCAAGTGAAAACATGtttcaaattatttatttcttttcagtatgACTCCTGAGTCATTATTGTAAATGATGTCATGCTATAAATAGGGAAGTAAATAGgcaaaaagggaaagggagaaatcAAAATATAGTGGAATTCAGCTGCTCAGCCTCGTGTGAGAAACACCACAGAAACACATGAAATGTTCTTAGAAACACTGGCTTTAATAAATGTTAAGACCCATACACATCTGAGCTTGACCCGTGAGTATAAATTAATTTCACATAACTTCTGGTATTGATGCTACTTGCATCTCATTAGGTGTCTGTCTAAGTGATGCTATCCCAGGCTGCTGGCATTATCATATTTATACTTTACAGATTACTAAATGCACAGTCATGGCAGCATAGGGACTGTTAATTAGTGTGTGTAGTTAGTTTGTATGGTCAGGTTTTGCTAGCAGGGAAGCAGCTATAGTGgaggcttctttaaaaaatgaactgttAGAAAATTCCCTTGTAGCTGATAGAGCCAGTGTCAGTCAGCAGTAAGATGAAcccactgctgaccaaggccaaggcaattagtgattgaggtaacacttctgtgaataacatacttgagaagggaaagaagttgctgcacagatgctaaactgcagcagcagaagcgaatgagaatgtgagaacaacatcttcacagacaccaaagtcagtggagagagatgggaaagtgcccaggcactgggAGAGAAATTCTCCTTTGACTTgcggtgaagaccatggtgagaaaggccctgcccctgcagcccacggAGGCCcacagtggagctgagatccacctccagcctgtagaagaccccacactggagccagtgtatgcctgaaggaggctgtaacCCCATGAGAGGTCGACActggagtaagttcctggcagggCCTAGGAACTcatggagagagaagcccatgctggatcaggttttctgtcaggatTTTCAACTCCATGGGagacatgctggagcagttaatTCCTGAAGGATTTTTGTACCTGTGGATGAGACCCACTTTGGCAcaatttgtgaagaactgtagcctgtgggaagtACTCactttggagaagtttgtggaggactatctcctgtgAAAGGGACTCCacattgtagcagtgggaagttgTCAGGAAGCCTCtgcctgagaggaagcagctgcaaagccaatccgtgatgaactgactgtaacccccattcCTCATCCCTTGTGCCACTGGAGGGGAGGAGTTAGAAACTCGgtaagaagggaggggtgggaggaagtgttttaagatttgttttttatttcatgtttgcctactctgttttgactgattgttaataaatcaaccAATTTTCCATTATCCCCAAGTTGAATCTATcttgcccatgatggtaattgctgagtgatctccctgtccctgaCTTGTTGAgtcctttgttatatttctctctctgtcttgtCTGGTTGAGGAGaaggagtgatagaatgacttggtgagCACCTGGGACTGAGACAGGTTTAAACCACCACACTGACAGACAGCAGCCTACGATTCTTGTGCTACTTGGTGGAAGTTAACAATTTTCAAATGGAAGTTAAGGATCCATAATTTTAGAGCACTTTAGTATTTTATCCTAAGAGGATTCctattaggttttttttccttttttcatgaTCCTTTTACACATGCAGAGAGTAATTTGATCTCTTAAAGAAATGTAGTATACCCTCCAAACCTGCTGGCAATGGTAAAATTACatcaaaatatttacataaatgGATAGTGGGAGGCAGAATTTACATATCTAAAAAGCTTAGAGACAATAGCCACTTTGGAGCTGGGATAACACTGGTCTTCCTCAGTCTGGTCAGATCCCCCTAAGTTTTCCACAATAGCAGTTCAGGTTTATACAGGTTGGATTTGGGCTTGGCTGCTGAAATCACAGTGTTGGTTCCTCTTAAGCAACCACAAATTTAAAACATGATAAACCcaataaaatgtctttaaagGTGCTTAGCATTGAttagaaatacttttaataaaatattccaaagctgatacttttttctttatgataGAGCAGTAGTCTTGTGAGCTCAGAGTTTTTTGTTCATTCCAGAGTTATTTTCCAAATGCAACAAGACACGATCTGCTATAGTAAGGCACAGAGTAGTTTTGACTTGGCAAAATGAAGGAATGTGGAGTGCACGTTATATTACTGACATATcaattagaaataaa harbors:
- the C9orf72 gene encoding guanine nucleotide exchange factor C9orf72 homolog isoform X4, yielding MREEAGMSALCPPPSPAVAKTEISLTGESPLLAATFAYWDNILGPRVRHIWAPKTEQVLLSDGEITFLANHTLNGEILRNAESGAIDVKFFVLAEKRVIIVSLIFDGNWNGDRSTYGLSIILPQSELSFYLPLHRVCVDRLTHIIRKGRIWMHKERQEHFQKIVLEGMERMEDQGQSIIPMLTGEVIPVMELLSSMKSHSVPEEIDISGTVLNDDDIGDSCHEGFLLKYQEQDSLPAKSHKTGF